The Leptospira sp. WS39.C2 genome contains a region encoding:
- a CDS encoding indole-3-glycerol-phosphate synthase translates to MNPILHKIVETKHTEIRLSRGKALPDRTIPIQDWKAHLKTNSVSVIAECKKGSPSAGVIRPNYDPLSIAKEYERSGASAISVLTDESYFLGSLQDLQLVANSVSLPVIRKDFILDPIQIDEAYAYGASAILLIVRILSKNELKSLHEHANSLGLAVLVETHNEEEVNLALDIGANTIGINTRDLDTFQIHKNLIEQIAPKLDPSIIRVAESGIESYEDWQKYRGMIDSMLVGTFFMKSKNISADFESLLKGSASKSK, encoded by the coding sequence TTGAATCCAATTTTACATAAAATTGTAGAAACGAAACACACTGAAATTCGCTTAAGTCGTGGTAAGGCATTACCCGACAGAACCATCCCCATTCAGGATTGGAAGGCTCACCTCAAAACAAATTCTGTATCAGTGATCGCTGAGTGCAAAAAGGGTAGCCCCAGTGCTGGGGTGATTCGACCCAATTATGACCCACTATCTATTGCAAAAGAATACGAACGATCTGGAGCGTCAGCGATTTCAGTCCTGACTGATGAGTCCTATTTTTTAGGATCCCTCCAAGATTTACAATTAGTTGCAAACTCAGTTTCATTACCCGTGATACGAAAGGATTTTATCCTCGATCCGATCCAAATTGATGAAGCTTACGCTTACGGAGCTTCTGCTATTTTACTTATAGTCCGTATCCTTTCTAAAAATGAGTTAAAATCACTACATGAGCATGCCAATTCATTAGGGCTTGCTGTCCTGGTTGAGACACATAACGAAGAAGAGGTGAATCTTGCACTTGATATTGGTGCCAATACAATTGGAATCAATACACGAGATTTAGATACATTCCAAATTCATAAAAATCTAATCGAACAAATTGCTCCAAAATTAGATCCTTCCATCATTCGGGTAGCAGAATCTGGGATCGAAAGTTACGAAGATTGGCAAAAATACCGAGGAATGATCGATTCAATGTTAGTTGGAACTTTTTTTATGAAAAGTAAGAACATTTCTGCAGATTTTGAATCCCTTCTCAAAGGTTCCGCATCCAAAAGTAAATGA
- a CDS encoding ATP-binding protein, with product MHWKSFLKGIFLFFTYIGSAKLGMEYFSFHPMNLAVLWIPSGIGLIGCLFFGYSFIPIVWLASFIANKDGLISSQFGLTEFQLYLSVCLVASVDAFQSTLSYFFWTRYIRKNLTSSKDNFFFIVYVCFLASLISILILGIILHSFGYFHNLNPNQIFRTILVITFGDTIGIFITVPLFMAWRKMVWKDISFLLFFWTIIFIIIQAVIVYQFPYLFFLSFLILIYLGYRFQIRGVTLGVFLLYLSSILMTRLGVGPFVHPVIFDSYIYLISFLIPYAILAEFITLQYQRLLSNRFELEKKVYDRTKLLRTQIFEKNHAIEALHNSEKLLSETNRTKDIFFSIIAHDLRNPLGSFKQITELMYTDFDTYTDSEKKDTIFEIQKSASRVYGLLEQLLDWARTQTGNMPFRPTEINLRSVVSKITEQMGVMIQKKGIQLSVQIPEKFSFVYADSEMIQAVLRNLISNSIKFTNENGKIEISASQEEDGVRIECKDNGVGMDSSDLEKLFRLDAQLTRIGLEGEKGTGLGLILCHEFIKLHGGEIWAKSEKGKGTTVSFRLPDPK from the coding sequence ATGCACTGGAAGTCATTCTTAAAAGGTATCTTCCTATTTTTTACCTACATTGGTTCTGCCAAATTAGGCATGGAATATTTTTCCTTCCATCCTATGAATTTAGCAGTACTCTGGATTCCTTCTGGTATTGGTCTCATTGGTTGTTTATTTTTTGGGTATTCCTTTATTCCCATCGTATGGTTAGCCAGTTTTATCGCCAACAAAGATGGACTGATCAGTAGCCAATTTGGTCTAACTGAGTTTCAATTGTATTTGAGTGTTTGTCTAGTGGCAAGTGTTGATGCCTTCCAATCTACATTGTCTTATTTTTTTTGGACAAGGTACATTCGCAAAAATTTAACATCATCCAAAGATAATTTTTTCTTCATTGTTTATGTATGTTTCCTAGCTAGTTTGATTTCTATTTTAATCCTTGGCATTATTTTACATTCATTTGGTTATTTTCATAATTTAAATCCAAATCAAATTTTCCGAACCATTCTTGTGATTACATTTGGAGATACCATCGGAATATTCATCACTGTTCCTTTGTTTATGGCATGGCGGAAAATGGTTTGGAAAGATATTTCCTTCTTACTGTTTTTTTGGACAATTATTTTTATCATCATCCAAGCCGTCATAGTTTACCAGTTCCCATATTTATTCTTTTTGTCTTTTTTGATTTTGATTTATTTAGGATATCGGTTTCAAATTAGAGGAGTAACATTAGGTGTATTTTTATTGTATTTGTCGAGTATCCTAATGACTCGATTGGGAGTAGGGCCATTTGTCCACCCAGTGATTTTTGATTCCTATATTTATCTTATATCTTTTTTAATTCCGTATGCGATTCTTGCTGAGTTTATAACCTTACAATACCAAAGGTTACTTTCCAATCGTTTTGAATTAGAAAAAAAAGTTTATGATCGCACTAAATTACTTAGAACTCAAATTTTTGAAAAAAATCATGCCATTGAGGCGTTACATAATTCTGAAAAATTATTGAGTGAGACCAATCGTACCAAAGATATATTTTTTTCTATCATTGCACATGATTTACGAAATCCTCTTGGTTCTTTTAAACAAATCACTGAACTGATGTATACTGATTTTGATACTTATACAGATTCAGAAAAAAAAGATACAATATTTGAAATTCAAAAATCTGCATCAAGAGTATATGGATTATTAGAACAACTGTTAGACTGGGCAAGGACACAAACTGGAAATATGCCTTTTCGCCCTACAGAAATTAACCTTCGTTCGGTAGTCTCAAAAATTACGGAACAAATGGGTGTGATGATTCAAAAAAAAGGAATTCAATTGTCTGTTCAAATCCCAGAAAAATTTTCATTCGTATATGCAGATTCTGAAATGATCCAAGCGGTTCTACGGAATTTAATTTCCAATTCAATCAAATTCACAAATGAAAATGGGAAGATTGAAATCTCTGCTTCTCAAGAGGAAGATGGAGTCAGAATTGAATGTAAAGACAACGGTGTTGGAATGGATAGTTCCGATTTGGAGAAATTATTTCGTTTGGATGCTCAGTTGACTAGGATAGGTCTTGAAGGTGAAAAAGGCACTGGGCTTGGACTCATCCTTTGTCATGAATTCATTAAATTACATGGTGGTGAAATTTGGGCCAAAAGTGAAAAAGGGAAGGGAACAACTGTTAGCTTTCGTTTACCCGATCCAAAATAA
- the murD gene encoding UDP-N-acetylmuramoyl-L-alanine--D-glutamate ligase has product MFSETIPSPNDLKNLQTFLILGGGASGDSAAKLLTSLGKKVILADSFPEKANHSLYSQVLSDKEPQANFEGIECIIKSPGILPNHPYLGIAIQKKIPILSEITLGRIFYKGPIIGITGTDGKSTTTALTFHLLQKKFPKVKMGGNIGVPFTSFCLEENDCVVLELSSYQLEDSPNLQLTASAILNLASDHLERHKTMESYATAKWKIQNLESKDHQCFVNPNFFAFTPFQKPLDSNLHLVGDNQSYCISQNPDQVHTPNFVYDASLFPLNGKHNLMNLCFAIALAEVVGLNPNQIQEQLKTFFGLPHRFQSIPTESLNPDYKSIKFINDSKSTNLHSMLSGISGFKKGDPIYLILGGIPKVEPIEPLILRWKEIECPLFVFGKAKDIWKEELDKTGLPIFYFDDLTSLMKEIRKKIDSDWITNNKSQKNELLSVIFSPAGASFDLYKNFEERGNHFMNLVKDSFGPPSLY; this is encoded by the coding sequence ATGTTTTCTGAAACCATTCCGAGTCCAAATGACCTCAAAAACCTGCAAACATTTCTGATTTTAGGGGGTGGAGCCTCTGGTGATTCCGCAGCCAAACTCCTTACTTCACTTGGTAAAAAAGTCATCCTCGCTGATTCCTTCCCAGAAAAAGCAAACCACTCCCTTTACTCCCAAGTTTTGTCAGATAAAGAGCCACAAGCCAATTTTGAAGGAATCGAATGTATCATCAAAAGTCCTGGGATCCTTCCAAATCATCCCTACCTTGGGATTGCGATTCAAAAAAAAATCCCCATTCTCAGTGAAATCACACTTGGTAGAATCTTTTATAAAGGACCTATCATTGGAATCACTGGCACAGATGGAAAATCAACCACCACAGCATTAACATTCCATCTCTTACAAAAAAAATTCCCCAAAGTGAAAATGGGTGGGAACATTGGAGTCCCTTTTACATCTTTTTGTTTGGAAGAAAATGATTGTGTAGTATTAGAACTGTCCAGCTACCAACTCGAAGATTCACCTAACTTACAATTAACGGCCTCAGCTATTTTAAATTTAGCATCGGATCATTTAGAACGACACAAAACAATGGAATCTTATGCGACGGCAAAATGGAAAATTCAAAATTTGGAATCAAAAGATCACCAATGTTTTGTGAATCCGAATTTTTTTGCATTTACTCCTTTCCAAAAACCATTGGATTCCAATTTGCATTTAGTTGGAGATAACCAATCCTATTGTATTAGCCAAAATCCTGACCAAGTCCATACACCAAATTTTGTGTATGATGCTTCCTTATTTCCTTTAAACGGCAAACACAACTTGATGAATTTGTGTTTTGCGATTGCACTTGCGGAAGTTGTTGGATTAAACCCTAACCAAATCCAAGAACAATTAAAAACTTTTTTTGGATTACCTCACCGTTTCCAATCGATCCCAACAGAATCTTTGAATCCAGATTACAAATCGATAAAATTTATCAATGATTCTAAATCGACAAATTTACATTCAATGTTGTCTGGTATTTCTGGTTTTAAAAAAGGAGACCCCATCTATTTGATCTTAGGTGGAATTCCGAAAGTAGAACCAATAGAACCTCTCATACTTCGTTGGAAAGAAATAGAATGTCCACTCTTTGTTTTTGGTAAAGCTAAGGATATTTGGAAAGAAGAGTTAGACAAAACAGGTCTCCCTATATTTTACTTTGATGATCTCACTTCACTTATGAAAGAAATTAGGAAAAAGATTGATTCCGATTGGATCACAAATAACAAATCACAAAAAAATGAATTACTTTCTGTTATATTTTCACCCGCTGGGGCAAGTTTTGATTTGTATAAAAATTTTGAAGAGAGAGGG
- a CDS encoding STAS domain-containing protein, with protein MLKHEVKDGKLVVYLEGRLDVSVANEVEEGLTELIDSLGHRKVLLNMKDVEYMSSSGFRACISTLRKLNSKEGFLKISNIKPAVKRIFDVIELTSLFDIYDSEEAALKSF; from the coding sequence GTGCTGAAACACGAAGTGAAAGACGGAAAACTAGTCGTTTATCTGGAAGGTCGATTGGACGTTTCTGTGGCAAATGAAGTGGAAGAGGGACTGACTGAACTCATTGATTCCTTGGGTCATAGAAAGGTTCTTCTCAACATGAAAGATGTAGAATATATGTCATCCTCAGGGTTTCGTGCTTGTATTTCCACGTTACGTAAACTCAATTCCAAAGAAGGATTTCTTAAGATATCCAATATAAAACCTGCTGTCAAAAGGATCTTTGATGTTATCGAACTGACATCTTTATTTGATATTTATGATTCAGAAGAAGCAGCATTAAAATCCTTTTAA